Proteins encoded together in one Corvus hawaiiensis isolate bCorHaw1 chromosome 15, bCorHaw1.pri.cur, whole genome shotgun sequence window:
- the LOC125333972 gene encoding uncharacterized protein LOC125333972 — MQAADVRIPGRCSRCWASSPSPLSERAAWLRSHPTPPADAEPGTCDRERQQQAEEPETPSEKHTRHGALDEEMLLSLLIRTTPASFPPIMGGTDIQGSKARSPSSPWELISAGQKKILRPGCFLAQEPVQEARAGGGSTGVRPFQALSDEEGEVPTASNCPLIPRLGFVHVFPPEEYLVLQGLCLHWPFMDFSSANHFDACIALKQSSHFFLHCSAWSFCWR; from the exons aTGCAGGCTGCAGACGTGCGGATACCGGGAAGGTGCAGCAGATGCTGGGCTTCATCCCCCAGCCCACTGAGCGAACGAGCAGCTTGGCTTCGGTCCCATCCCACCCCGCCCGCCGATGCTGAACCCGGCACTTGTGACAGGGAAAG gcagcagcaggcagaggagccTGAGACACcttcagaaaagcacacaaGACATGGAGCCCTTGATGAGGAGATGCTGCTCTCACTGCTGATCCGTACTACACCTGCTTCTTTCCCTCCTATCATGGGAGGGACAGACATCCAG GGCAGcaaagccaggagccccagCTCACCCTGGGAGCTCATCTCTGCAGGTCAGAAGAAG ATACTGAGGCCAGGGTGTTTTCTGGCACAAGAGCCAGTGCAggaggccagggcaggaggaggcagcactGGAGTCAGGCCGTTCCAAGCACTGTCTGATGAAGAGGGTGAAGTCCCAACAGCCTCAAACTGCCCTTTGATACCACGCCTGGGTTTTGTCCATGTGTTTCCCCCTGAGGAATATCTTGTTCTGCAGGGTCTCTGTCTGCATTGGCCATTCATGGATTTCAGCAG tgcAAATCATTTCGATGCCTGCATAGCTCTGAAACAAAGCAGCCATTTCTTCCTCCACTGCTCAGCctggtccttctgctggagatAA